The Actinocatenispora sera genome has a window encoding:
- a CDS encoding ArsR/SmtB family transcription factor: protein MLELAFSTEDVLRIRFAFSPLWEAVVSVRALRHPADRALHLPWIRRARRALFAARVDIGPLLDLVPTPTHYIPDFLTPPPTTPVPDFAAELAAVRAIAPEEVRAGLQRLGTAAGPFAARLADDPASGLAELTDTVTAYWEVALAPDWPRVRGLLEGEIAYRARRLAEGGAYLLFGDLHERVSFADDRLYVRHTHWHTSRSLDGSGLVLVPSVFAWPSVYTISQRPWQPTLLYPPRGIATVWETGTAAGPEALGAVLGRARARLLAELVAPASTTELARRTGLTPGAVSQQLTLLRSAGLVAAHRAGRVVLYARTETADALLAVSASR from the coding sequence GTGCTGGAGCTGGCCTTCTCCACCGAAGACGTGCTGCGCATCCGGTTCGCGTTCTCGCCGCTGTGGGAGGCGGTGGTGAGCGTTCGTGCGCTGCGTCACCCGGCCGACCGGGCGCTGCACCTGCCGTGGATCCGGCGGGCCCGGCGCGCGCTGTTCGCCGCCCGCGTCGACATCGGGCCGTTGCTGGACCTGGTGCCCACGCCGACCCACTACATCCCGGACTTCCTCACCCCGCCGCCGACCACCCCGGTGCCGGATTTCGCCGCCGAACTCGCTGCGGTCCGGGCGATCGCGCCGGAGGAGGTGCGCGCCGGGCTGCAGCGGCTAGGTACCGCGGCCGGTCCGTTCGCCGCCCGGCTGGCCGACGACCCGGCGTCGGGGCTCGCCGAGCTGACCGACACCGTCACCGCGTACTGGGAGGTCGCGCTCGCACCGGACTGGCCGCGGGTGCGCGGCCTGCTGGAGGGCGAGATCGCCTACCGGGCCCGCCGGCTCGCCGAGGGCGGCGCGTACCTGCTGTTCGGCGACCTGCACGAGCGGGTCAGCTTCGCCGACGACCGGCTGTACGTGCGGCACACGCACTGGCACACCTCCCGCAGCCTGGACGGGTCGGGGCTGGTCCTGGTCCCGTCGGTGTTCGCCTGGCCCAGCGTGTACACGATCAGCCAGCGGCCCTGGCAGCCCACCCTGCTGTACCCGCCCCGCGGCATCGCCACGGTGTGGGAGACCGGGACCGCGGCCGGCCCGGAGGCGCTCGGCGCCGTCCTCGGCCGCGCGCGGGCGCGGCTGCTGGCCGAACTGGTCGCGCCGGCGTCCACCACCGAACTCGCCCGCCGTACCGGCCTGACCCCCGGCGCGGTCTCCCAGCAGCTCACCCTGCTGCGGTCGGCCGGCCTGGTCGCCGCGCACCGGGCCGGCCGGGTGGTCCTCTACGCCCGCACCGAAACCGCCGACGCGCTGCTCGCGGTGTCCGCGTCGCGCTGA
- a CDS encoding SDR family NAD(P)-dependent oxidoreductase, which produces MEYRGTTALVTGASGGIGAALAEQLAARGAHLVLVARSTERLTALAEQLRAEHGVRTEVVSTDLTAPGAAEALRTELDRRGVRIDLLVNNAGMASAGRFAEIPASRTRTELALDVCALVDLTHAFLPDMVRRGSGGVLNVASTAAFQPAPYMAVYAAAKSFVLSFSRALWAEYRSAGIRVTVVCPGPVRTGFAVRLGTPQPEIGQLRTPAQVARAALDGYRRGRHTVVPGAANGLMQGIRFLPTRLVLAIGRRTLGRVLGTAHSPELTPA; this is translated from the coding sequence ATGGAATACCGAGGTACGACGGCGCTCGTCACCGGCGCGTCCGGCGGCATCGGTGCGGCCCTCGCCGAGCAGCTGGCCGCCCGCGGCGCCCACCTGGTCCTCGTTGCCCGCTCGACCGAGCGGCTCACCGCCCTCGCCGAGCAGCTGCGCGCCGAGCACGGCGTCCGGACCGAGGTGGTGAGCACCGACCTGACCGCGCCGGGCGCCGCCGAGGCGCTGCGCACCGAGCTCGACCGCCGCGGCGTCCGGATCGATCTGCTCGTCAACAATGCCGGCATGGCGAGCGCCGGCCGTTTCGCCGAGATCCCCGCCTCCCGCACCCGCACCGAACTCGCCCTCGACGTCTGCGCGCTCGTCGACCTGACCCACGCGTTCCTGCCCGACATGGTCCGGCGCGGTTCGGGCGGCGTCCTCAACGTCGCGTCCACCGCCGCCTTCCAGCCAGCCCCGTACATGGCGGTCTACGCGGCGGCGAAGTCCTTCGTGCTGTCCTTCAGCCGGGCGCTGTGGGCCGAGTACCGGTCTGCCGGCATCCGGGTCACCGTGGTCTGCCCCGGGCCGGTACGCACCGGGTTCGCCGTCCGGCTCGGGACCCCACAGCCGGAGATCGGGCAGCTGCGCACCCCGGCGCAGGTGGCGCGGGCGGCGCTCGACGGGTACCGGCGCGGCCGGCACACCGTGGTGCCCGGCGCGGCGAACGGGCTGATGCAGGGCATCCGGTTCCTGCCGACCCGGCTGGTACTGGCGATCGGCCGCCGCACGCTCGGCCGGGTACTCGGCACCGCGCACAGCCCGGAGCTGACCCCGGCCTGA
- a CDS encoding MarR family winged helix-turn-helix transcriptional regulator — MSISAPSDAEADLLGRTGFRLVELGKVAMAMADAALAEHRLSGRHLRVLTLAAAGVPSQQGMSARSGIDRTTIVSILDDLERAGYVRRRRDPADRRRHLVELTDRGAGALRTAADVLDRAEEDLLGHLSAADRDRLGRTVEKILDGPGAGRALPVVDC; from the coding sequence ATGTCGATCAGCGCGCCGTCCGATGCCGAGGCCGACCTGCTCGGGCGTACCGGGTTCCGGCTCGTGGAGCTGGGCAAGGTGGCCATGGCGATGGCCGACGCCGCGCTCGCCGAACATCGACTCAGCGGCCGGCACCTGCGGGTGCTGACCCTCGCCGCCGCCGGCGTGCCGTCCCAGCAGGGGATGTCCGCACGGTCCGGCATCGACCGCACCACGATCGTGTCGATCCTCGACGACCTGGAGCGGGCCGGATACGTCCGGCGCCGGCGCGATCCGGCCGACCGCCGTCGCCACCTGGTCGAGCTCACCGACCGCGGCGCCGGCGCGCTGCGCACGGCCGCGGACGTGCTCGACCGGGCGGAGGAGGACCTCCTCGGTCACCTGTCCGCCGCGGACCGCGACCGGCTCGGCCGTACCGTCGAGAAGATCCTCGACGGCCCCGGTGCGGGCCGCGCGCTGCCGGTGGTGGACTGCTGA
- a CDS encoding M50 family metallopeptidase, translating to MHGSTISEVWHQVIGTQPTAPLALVLVTGVITLLVVGYGPVWRVARNAITIAHEGGHALIALLSGRRLTGIRLHSDTSGVTVSVGKPTGPGMVFTGLAGYIAPSLLGLGAAAMVTADRLTALLWLTLLLLLAMLIMIRNAYGVLTVVVTGVALFVISWFASPTVQAAAAYLITWFLLLGGLRPIFELQTKRSRRQAPSSDADQLHRLTGVPGIVWVVVFFLVAAGCLLVGGYWLVPELPSIAGVTG from the coding sequence GTGCACGGCTCGACGATCAGCGAGGTCTGGCATCAGGTCATCGGCACCCAGCCGACGGCGCCGCTGGCGTTGGTGCTGGTCACCGGCGTCATCACGCTGCTCGTCGTCGGGTACGGCCCGGTCTGGCGGGTGGCCCGCAACGCGATCACGATCGCGCACGAGGGTGGCCACGCCCTGATCGCGCTGCTGTCCGGGCGCCGACTGACCGGCATCCGGCTGCACTCCGACACCTCCGGAGTCACCGTGTCGGTGGGCAAGCCGACCGGCCCGGGCATGGTGTTCACCGGCCTCGCCGGCTACATAGCGCCGTCGCTGCTGGGCCTCGGCGCGGCGGCGATGGTCACCGCGGACCGCCTCACCGCGCTGCTGTGGCTGACCCTGTTGCTGCTGCTCGCGATGCTGATCATGATCCGCAACGCGTACGGGGTACTCACCGTCGTGGTCACCGGCGTGGCGCTGTTCGTCATCTCCTGGTTCGCCTCGCCGACGGTGCAGGCCGCCGCCGCGTACCTGATCACCTGGTTCCTGCTGCTCGGCGGGCTGCGGCCGATCTTCGAGCTGCAGACCAAGCGGTCGCGCCGGCAGGCACCCAGCTCCGACGCCGACCAGCTGCACCGCCTCACCGGCGTACCGGGCATCGTCTGGGTCGTGGTGTTCTTCCTGGTCGCCGCCGGCTGCCTGCTCGTCGGCGGCTACTGGCTCGTCCCCGAACTCCCGTCGATCGCCGGCGTCACCGGCTGA
- a CDS encoding HAD family hydrolase, with product MDTRHGVIFDLDGVLVDSEQWWDEIRRGVVAEFGGRWTDEATTAMLGMSTPEWARYLVEALGVRLPPEQVAAAVIDRMADRYAAGPPLLPHAVEAVREAARRAPVAIATSSPPRIIDAFLAGTALTGTVRAAISSEQAGAGKPDPAVYLAAAAGIDVPAGDCVAIEDSSNGLRAALAAGMTVVAAPNPHFPPDPGVLARAGYRIGSLTELAPTLDTIWPA from the coding sequence ATGGACACACGGCATGGCGTGATCTTCGATCTGGACGGCGTCCTGGTCGACTCCGAACAGTGGTGGGACGAGATCCGGCGCGGCGTGGTCGCCGAGTTCGGCGGCCGCTGGACCGACGAGGCGACCACCGCGATGCTCGGGATGTCCACCCCCGAGTGGGCCCGCTACCTGGTCGAGGCGCTCGGCGTACGGCTGCCGCCGGAGCAGGTCGCGGCCGCGGTCATCGACCGGATGGCCGACCGGTACGCGGCCGGGCCGCCACTGCTGCCGCACGCCGTCGAGGCGGTCCGGGAGGCGGCACGGCGGGCACCGGTCGCGATCGCCACCTCCTCGCCGCCGCGGATCATCGACGCGTTCCTGGCCGGTACCGCGCTGACCGGGACGGTGCGCGCCGCGATCTCGTCCGAGCAGGCCGGCGCCGGCAAGCCGGACCCGGCGGTGTACCTGGCCGCCGCGGCCGGCATCGACGTACCGGCCGGCGACTGCGTGGCGATCGAGGACTCCAGCAACGGGCTGCGCGCCGCGCTCGCCGCCGGGATGACCGTGGTCGCCGCGCCCAACCCGCACTTCCCGCCGGATCCCGGCGTGCTGGCCCGGGCCGGCTACCGGATCGGCTCGCTCACCGAACTGGCGCCGACGCTGGACACGATCTGGCCGGCGTGA
- a CDS encoding winged helix-turn-helix transcriptional regulator translates to MSPTHTAVTPTGVPAAQLEPCGKADHPDCGIRDVLDRVGDKWSVLVIVELASGPRRFRELQRAIDGISQRMLTLTVRRLERDGLAIRTVYPTVPAQVDYRLTDRGSSLTHLVRALAAWSSDNKEAIAAARSAYDAEHPDNEMR, encoded by the coding sequence ATGTCACCCACGCACACGGCGGTAACCCCCACCGGGGTTCCGGCCGCCCAGTTGGAGCCCTGCGGCAAGGCCGACCATCCCGACTGCGGGATCCGAGACGTCCTCGACCGCGTCGGTGACAAGTGGTCGGTCCTGGTGATCGTCGAGCTGGCCAGCGGGCCGCGACGGTTCCGCGAGTTGCAACGGGCGATCGACGGAATCTCGCAGCGGATGCTGACGCTGACGGTTCGTCGGCTGGAGCGCGACGGCCTCGCCATCCGCACGGTGTATCCCACGGTTCCGGCGCAGGTCGACTACCGCCTCACCGACCGCGGTTCCTCGCTGACGCACCTCGTCCGGGCGCTGGCCGCGTGGTCGAGTGACAACAAGGAGGCCATCGCCGCCGCGCGGTCGGCGTACGACGCCGAACATCCCGACAACGAGATGCGGTAG